A single region of the Salvia splendens isolate huo1 chromosome 18, SspV2, whole genome shotgun sequence genome encodes:
- the LOC121777213 gene encoding zinc finger protein ZPR1-like gives MEANAPQIVDVGSVVEAISADDFDAPLYEVESICMRCRENGTTRFLLTVIPHFRKILLSAFECPHCGERNNYVQFAGEIQPKGCHYVLDVPSGDKKMFSRQVVKSETATIKIPELEFEIPPEAQRGSLSTVEGILARAIEGLETLQEERKRVDPETAEAIDKFLVKLRACASGESHFTFILDDPAGNSFIENPCAPSSDPSLTIKFYERTPEQQAALGYVADMAQREPGVENLDGSNNVTLAQDEPQGLVGARAGRRAIAQGNSAEIADSLFRYSAPEEVMTFPSTCGACAASCVCRMFVTNIPYFQEVIVMASTCDSCGYRNSEVKPGGAIPEKGKKIVVRVKNVRDLSRDVIKSDTASVVIPELELELSSGTLGGLVTTVEGLISKIGESLERVHGFTFGDSISDDKRSKWKEFQAKIEQLKRIEEPWTLILDDALSNSFVAPVTDEMKDDAQLSFEEYERSWEQNEELGLNDMDTSAADAAYDSANVEPNEKAKDA, from the exons ATGGAAGCCAACGCGCCTCAAATCGTGGACGTGGGTTCGGTGGTGGAGGCGATTTCAGCTGATGATTTCGACGCTCCCCTCTACGAAGTCGAGAGCATCTGCATGCGCTGCCGCGAAAAC GGCACGACTCGGTTCTTGCTAACTGTAATTCCTCATTTCAGAAAG ATATTGCTGTCAGCCTTTGAATGTCCACATTGTGGTGAGAG GAATAATTACGTGCAATTTGCCGGTGAAATCCAACCTAAAGGCTGCCACTATGTACTGGATGTTCCATCAGGCGATAAAAAG ATGTTCAGTCGTCAAGTGGTGAAATCCGAGACTGCCACAATCAAG ATTCCCGAATTGGAGTTTGAGATCCCTCCGGAGGCTCAACGTGGTTCTTTGTCAACG GTAGAAGGGATACTGGCCAGAGCTATCGAGGGGTTGGAGACTCTTCAGGAAGAGCGGAAG AGAGTAGATCCCGAGACGGCTGAGGCAATCGACAAGTTCTTGGTGAAACTGAGAGCTTGTGCATCTGGCGAGTCGCATTTTACCTTCATTCTCGATGATCCTGCTGGAAACAGCTTCATTGAGAATCC GTGCGCTCCATCGTCGGATCCATCACTGACTATCAAGTTCTATGAGCGAACACCTGAACAACAAGCGGCCTTAGGCTACGTTGCAGACATGGCACAACGAGAACCTGGTGTTGAAAACCTAGATGGCTCGAACAATGTAACTCTAGCACAAGATGAGCCACAAGGCTTGGTTGGAGCGAGAGCTGGCCGCCGAGCTATTGCACAGGGTAACAGTGCAGAAATTGCAGATTCTCTGTTTCGATATTCAGCTCCGGAAGAG GTCATGACTTTTCCATCGACTTGCGGCGCTTGTGCCGCGAGCTGCGTGTGTCGTATGTTCGTGACAA ACATCCCTTACTTCCAAGAAGTGATTGTTATGGCTTCCACTTGTGACAGCTGTGGTTACCGTAACTCAGAG GTGAAGCCCGGTGGTGCTATTCCCGAAAAAGGGAAAAAGATAGTCGTTCGTGTGAAGAACGTCAGAGATCTTAGCCGCGACGTCATAAAG TCGGATACGGCCTCTGTGGTAATACCAGAACTCGAGCTGGAACTGTCGAGTGGCACATTAGGCGGACTTGTCACGACTGTCGAAGGCTTGATTTCCAAGATTGGTGAAA GCCTCGAACGAGTGCACGGGTTCACTTTTGGTGATAGCATCAGTGATGACAAGCGGAGCAAGTGGAAAGAATTCCAGGCGAAAATCGAGCAGCTTAAAAGGATAGAAGAGCCTTGGACTTTGATTCTCGACGATGCGCTATCCAATTCTTTCGTTGCACCCGTGACCGATGAAATGAAGGACGACGCCCAGTTATCAT TCGAGGAATACGAGAGGTCGTGGGAGCAGAACGAGGAACTCGGTCTTAACGACATGGATACGTCGGCCGCCGACGCTGCTTATGATTCTGCTAATGTTGAACCAAATGAGAAAGCTAAGGATGCATGA
- the LOC121776117 gene encoding ribonuclease H2 subunit C-like — MDGKDEGPSDSEAPVAVYLSRSGAAADLTGKVHQLPCCIKHDGPTPVSHYFKPKPTEMEVDGLKVEEAHFRGRKLNGTTVALPRGYSGFIIGKKGHDQGNNDANSHCWETAATFDDITAWNHEAIPSKDDAFLRAFHWFAAANALHQTVTAEDLESACID, encoded by the exons ATGGACGGAAAAGACGAAGGACCATCGGATTCGGAAGCTCCGGTGGCCGTCTACCTGAGCAGAAGTGGCGCAGCGGCGGACCTGACGGGGAAAGTGCATCAGCTTCCGTGCTGCATCAAGCACGATGGACCCACCCCTGTTTCTCACTACTTCAAGCCCAAACCCACTG AAATGGAGGTGGATGGGCTAAAAGTGGAGGAAGCTCACTTCAGAGGGAGGAAATTGAACGGAACCACTGTTGCTCTTCCGCGTGGCTATTCTG GTTTCATTATAGGAAAGAAAGGTCATGATCAAGGGAATAATGATGCGAACTCGCACTGCTGGGAGACAGCTGCGACTTTTGATGACATCACGGCCTGGAATCACGAAGCAATCCCTTCAAAAGATGATGCATTTTTGCGCGCTTTTCATTGGTTTGCCGCTGCCAATGCT CTGCATCAAACTGTAACTGCTGAAGATCTGGAATCTGCGTGCATTGATTAG
- the LOC121777323 gene encoding protein PHLOEM PROTEIN 2-LIKE A9-like, with the protein MASNTTAHHSGNSSLKFTKEEHGMKISPRNLNIVRGNDDRYWKVQKNNDSAAAELNQVSWLEVTGGVEGTTTTKSYEVGFIVSLNADAFGWGNYPIYIMIKGGNEDNITWTKVQINPDKKGQFEIKGKLMKSNDQIGASDNEKLSFGLYEVWSGKWKGGLKIHHAYVKEI; encoded by the exons ATGGCCTCCAACACTACCGCACATCATTCTGGAAATTCCTCATTAAAATTCACCAAG GAGGAACATGGAATGAAGATTTCACCTAGAAACCTCAACATTGTACGGGGCAACGACGACCGCTATTGGAAAGTACAGAAAAACAA tgATTCGGCGGCGGCAGAGCTGAATCAAGTGAGCTGGCTAGAGGTGACCGGAGGCGTGGAAGGGACGACAACGACGAAGAGCTACGAAGTAGGGTTTATTGTGTCGTTGAATGCAGATGCATTTGGATGGGGGAATTATCCGATTTACATCATGATTAAGGGAGGGAATGAAGACAATATTACATGGACTAAAGTTCAGATTAACCCTGATAAAAAAGGCCAGTTTGAGATTAAGGGGAAATTGATGAAATCTAATGATCAAATCGGAGCTTCGGACAATGAGAAGCTCAGCTTCGGATTGTACGAGGTTTGGAGTGGGAAGTGGAAGGGAGGTCTCAAGATTCACCATGCGTATGTCAAGgaaatttga